DNA sequence from the Lodderomyces elongisporus chromosome 5, complete sequence genome:
ATTTACGAAAACCCCAAAAACCTAAATATAAACATTtataaacatatatatatatatatatatacatacatatatttgtatttgaagttttatttgtatttaATCTCATATATCATTGTCAATTGATAGAAGGATTCGACAAGCAAGTGCATTATTGAGCAGACAATATGGAAAAGATTGATACTTCCACCAATTCCAAAAAGATTCAAGAGCCATACGACAAATTGGTTCGCGGTGACCCAAATGTCACCTATGTCGTTTATGCGGTCGACAAGAATGCCACTTTGGATGTTGACGAGACTGGTTCAGGTTCATTGGATGAATTTGTGGAGAACTTTACTGATGGACAAGTTCAATTTGGATTAGCAAGAGTTAATGTTCCTGGCTCTGACGTTTCTAAAATTATATTGTTAGGTTGGTGTCCTGATAATTCGCCTGTCAAGTTGAGATTGTCATTTGCAAACAATTTTGCAGATGTCTCTAGAATCTTTAGTGGGTACCATATTCAAATCACGGCGAGGGACCAAGACGATTTGGACGTTGATGAGTTTTTGAATAGGGTTGCATCTGCTGCTGGAGCTAGATACTCAACTGTAGGTGGTGGTAAAGCTAGTGGTGGTTCGGCCTCTAGAAAATCAGCTTCACCTAGTATCTCAAAACCAATAGTGTCTAAACCTGTTTCTTCATCTACTAAGAAACCAGAGTTTGTTCCCAAATCCACTGGTAAGCCAATTACTCCGGTTGtgtcaaaatcaaaatcaccaGCTGCAAGAGATGACGGATGGGGGGATGCACAGGATGTAGAAGAGAGAGATTTCGATGAAAAACCTTTGGAAAATGTTCCTTCAACATACAAGCCCACCAAGGTCAATATCAATGAATtgaggaaacaaaaatctGATACAGTGAGCTCGACACCAAAAGCACAAAAATCAGCTAACGACAGCAATAACaatcaaataaacaagggacaaaagaaacaagctgatggtgatgatgatgaagaaaaagaggatgTTACAGGTAAGCCATTGAGTGAGCGTTTGAAAGCATATGACCACCATGATGATGGTAGATTGACTTCATTGCCAAAACCAAAGGTTGGCCACTCGGTTGCAGACAGATACAAAGCTAATGCTGGTCAAGGTAAAGCTAGCTTTGGGGCAAAGCCAAACTTTGGTTCGACTCCAAGTTCCTCAAAGCCAAAAGATAAAGTTGTGGGTGGATTCTCGAAAGATTTTGGTGCTGAAAACGGAAAAACACCTGCACAAATTTGGGCGGAGAAGAGGGGCAAGTACAAAACAGTGTCCTCTGAAGATGACTccaatgataatgatgctTCCGGTTCGACTTTGAATCAAGCGGATGAGCACCCAAGTCATGCCTCTGAATTGGCCAAGAAATTTGAGCAACAGGCCAAATTACAAGAtcaagaagatgatgaggaagcggaggaggaggaggaagatgatgatgatgaagaagatgagaaACCTGCGAGATTACCTGCTAGAAGTAACATCCCACCACCTCCACCTGCTCAAAGCACTAATCCTGATGACGAAgacgaagacgaagaagaggatgaggatgaggatgaaaAGCCTGCTAGGTTACCACCTAGAAGAAACCTTCCACCACCAATCTCTAGTCAAGGTTTTGGGCAAGATGacgaagaggaggaggaagaagaggacgAGGAGGATGAACAACCAGCAAGATTACCTGCTCGTAACTTACCTCCATTACCAAGCAGACAAGTTGAGCCGGAACCCGAAGAGGAAGACGAAGACGAAGATGAACAACCTCCATTGCCAAGTAGACAAGTTGAGCCGGAACCcgaagatgaagaggaagaagcagaaacaCCTGCATCATCAGCTGGTGCAACTGCTACCGCTGAATATGATTATGAGAAAGACGAGGATAATGAAATTGGATTCGAGGAAGGAGACCTTATTATCGAGATTGACTTTGTCGATGAAGATTGGTGGTCTGGTAAACACCAAAAGACCGGCGAAGTAGGATTGTTCCCTGCAAACTACGTGAAATTGAaccaataaaaaaagaataatggtgatgatgagaaggaggagaatAAAGATGCATAACAGCGAATAagcatatttttttcattttgtatAAATaagattaaaaacaaaatataaagaaatttaataaaataagtgaaaagttttcttttttttttatctgtGTGAAAGCATTCTGTCAAGTGTGTACTATTTAATTTGAAGAATAAACTGTTAtagtagaaaaaaaaaacagacaaATGTAGACgagacaaaaaattaaaattaatgTTAAATAATACCggtaagaaaaaaataaaatcgACCAGAGTGAGGATCGAACTCACGATCTTGAGATTAACAGTCTCACGCCTTAACCAGCTTGGCCATCCAGTCGTTGTATACTTGGAAACAACTGCGCTATTAAGCGCTTGTTGCATAAAAGTGCATCATGGTACACTATATGTCCTAAATTTTAACAGAGATATTCATGCAATGTGATGTACAAGCATataattgaaagaaaaaaattgcttTGACCAGATATGATCCTGCTAATGATAAATGTTCCATCGAGCTCTCTTGATCTCTA
Encoded proteins:
- the ABP1 gene encoding actin binding protein is translated as MEKIDTSTNSKKIQEPYDKLVRGDPNVTYVVYAVDKNATLDVDETGSGSLDEFVENFTDGQVQFGLARVNVPGSDVSKIILLGWCPDNSPVKLRLSFANNFADVSRIFSGYHIQITARDQDDLDVDEFLNRVASAAGARYSTVGGGKASGGSASRKSASPSISKPIVSKPVSSSTKKPEFVPKSTGKPITPVVSKSKSPAARDDGWGDAQDVEERDFDEKPLENVPSTYKPTKVNINELRKQKSDTVSSTPKAQKSANDSNNNQINKGQKKQADGDDDEEKEDVTGKPLSERLKAYDHHDDGRLTSLPKPKVGHSVADRYKANAGQGKASFGAKPNFGSTPSSSKPKDKVVGGFSKDFGAENGKTPAQIWAEKRGKYKTVSSEDDSNDNDASGSTLNQADEHPSHASELAKKFEQQAKLQDQEDDEEAEEEEEDDDDEEDEKPARLPARSNIPPPPPAQSTNPDDEDEDEEEDEDEDEKPARLPPRRNLPPPISSQGFGQDDEEEEEEEDEEDEQPARLPARNLPPLPSRQVEPEPEEEDEDEDEQPPLPSRQVEPEPEDEEEEAETPASSAGATATAEYDYEKDEDNEIGFEEGDLIIEIDFVDEDWWSGKHQKTGEVGLFPANYVKLNQ